From the Buteo buteo chromosome 1, bButBut1.hap1.1, whole genome shotgun sequence genome, one window contains:
- the SMIM19 gene encoding small integral membrane protein 19 isoform X2: MAAAAGGAGGGGGGGSSAALGDSGAIDYSVHEAWNEATNVYLLVVLASLALLVYARRNKRRIMRIFTLPPAAETPPEPNFYDSMKKIRLRQQLEMYSIARKYEQQQQPPKQTESVQLSVE; the protein is encoded by the exons atggcggcggcggccgggggggcaggcggcggcggcggcggcggctcctcggCGGCTCTGGGCGACAGCGGCGCCATCGACTACTCGGTGCACGAGGCGTGGAACGAGGCCACCAACGTCtacctgctggtggtgctggccAGCCTCGCCCTCCTCGTCTACGCCCGGCG GAACAAGAGGAGGATCATGCGCATCTTCACCCTGCCCCCAGCCGCCGAGACGCCCCCCGAGCCCAACTTCTACGACAGCATGAAGAAGATCCGCCTgcggcagcagctggagatgtACTCCATCG caaggaagtatgaacagcagcagcagccaccaaaACAGACTGAAAGCGTACAGCTCTCAGTGGAATGA
- the SMIM19 gene encoding small integral membrane protein 19 isoform X1 — MAAAAGGAGGGGGGGSSAALGDSGAIDYSVHEAWNEATNVYLLVVLASLALLVYARRNKRRIMRIFTLPPAAETPPEPNFYDSMKKIRLRQQLEMYSIGARVTGLRREGAAVQFSSSCRNESDVEVKKSWECLNIVKTWMDL, encoded by the exons atggcggcggcggccgggggggcaggcggcggcggcggcggcggctcctcggCGGCTCTGGGCGACAGCGGCGCCATCGACTACTCGGTGCACGAGGCGTGGAACGAGGCCACCAACGTCtacctgctggtggtgctggccAGCCTCGCCCTCCTCGTCTACGCCCGGCG GAACAAGAGGAGGATCATGCGCATCTTCACCCTGCCCCCAGCCGCCGAGACGCCCCCCGAGCCCAACTTCTACGACAGCATGAAGAAGATCCGCCTgcggcagcagctggagatgtACTCCATCG GAGCACGGGTCACAGGATTGAGGCGCGAGGGAGCGGCCGTGCAGTTCTCTTCTAGCTGTCGAAACGAATCTGATGTTGAAGTTAAAAAGAGCTGGGAGTGTCTGAATATTGTCAAGACGTGGATGGATTTGTAA
- the SMIM19 gene encoding small integral membrane protein 19 isoform X3 encodes MAAAAGGAGGGGGGGSSAALGDSGAIDYSVHEAWNEATNVYLLVVLASLALLVYARRNKRRIMRIFTLPPAAETPPEPNFYDSMKKIRLRQQLEMYSIAVETNLMLKLKRAGSV; translated from the exons atggcggcggcggccgggggggcaggcggcggcggcggcggcggctcctcggCGGCTCTGGGCGACAGCGGCGCCATCGACTACTCGGTGCACGAGGCGTGGAACGAGGCCACCAACGTCtacctgctggtggtgctggccAGCCTCGCCCTCCTCGTCTACGCCCGGCG GAACAAGAGGAGGATCATGCGCATCTTCACCCTGCCCCCAGCCGCCGAGACGCCCCCCGAGCCCAACTTCTACGACAGCATGAAGAAGATCCGCCTgcggcagcagctggagatgtACTCCATCG CTGTCGAAACGAATCTGATGTTGAAGTTAAAAAGAGCTGGGAGTGTCTGA